A DNA window from Paraburkholderia sp. IMGN_8 contains the following coding sequences:
- a CDS encoding PA4780 family RIO1-like protein kinase yields MKTPKRLLPLVEEGLIDEVISQLMSGKEATVYVVRSGDATRCAKVYKDAKQRSFRQAASYREGRKVKNSRQQRAMEKGSRYGREVQEQAWQNAEVDALFQLANAGVRVPQPFICTDGVLLMELVTDVDGNVAPRLNDVDLTEARALELHALLLNQVVRMLCAGVIHGDLSEYNILLAADGPVIIDLPQAVDAAGNLEAPAMLERDVNNLATYFGRFAPALLDASYGKEIWALFEAGALHVDATLTGRVELDTTPIDLEAVLQELEDTRLDEEARLRYEQSLRSGT; encoded by the coding sequence ATGAAAACCCCGAAACGTCTGCTCCCGCTGGTCGAAGAAGGCCTGATCGACGAAGTCATCTCCCAGTTGATGAGCGGCAAGGAAGCCACCGTCTACGTGGTGCGCAGCGGCGACGCCACGCGCTGCGCGAAGGTCTATAAAGACGCCAAACAGCGCAGTTTCCGCCAGGCGGCGTCGTATCGCGAAGGCCGCAAGGTCAAGAACAGCCGCCAGCAGCGCGCGATGGAAAAAGGCAGCCGCTATGGCCGCGAAGTGCAGGAGCAGGCGTGGCAGAACGCCGAAGTCGATGCGCTGTTCCAGCTTGCCAATGCAGGCGTGCGCGTGCCGCAGCCCTTTATCTGCACCGACGGCGTGTTGCTGATGGAATTGGTCACCGACGTCGACGGCAATGTCGCGCCGCGTCTGAACGATGTGGACCTGACCGAAGCGCGCGCGCTCGAATTGCACGCGCTGCTGCTCAACCAGGTGGTGCGCATGCTGTGCGCCGGCGTGATTCACGGCGACCTGTCGGAATACAACATCCTGCTCGCCGCCGATGGTCCGGTGATCATCGACTTGCCGCAAGCCGTGGATGCCGCGGGCAATCTCGAAGCGCCGGCGATGCTGGAACGCGACGTGAACAACCTCGCCACGTATTTCGGCCGTTTCGCACCGGCCTTGCTCGATGCGAGCTATGGCAAGGAAATTTGGGCGTTGTTCGAAGCGGGCGCGTTGCATGTCGATGCAACGCTGACCGGCCGGGTCGAACTGGACACCACGCCGATCGATCTCGAAGCCGTGCTGCAGGAACTCGAAGATACGCGGCTCGACGAAGAAGCTCGCCTGCGCTACGAACAGTCGCTGCGCAGCGGCACTTGA
- a CDS encoding antibiotic biosynthesis monooxygenase codes for MYTSTFIFATKQFDEHFYRLDKAIAMAAKAIPGYLGEEAWENAATGLTSNVYYWASLEALQALMQHPAHLEAKAAQANWLNGYQVIIAEVLRTYGDAGFAHPAAAHAAAPAQALPPAP; via the coding sequence ATGTACACGTCCACGTTCATTTTCGCAACGAAGCAATTCGACGAACACTTCTACCGCCTGGACAAGGCAATCGCCATGGCTGCCAAAGCCATTCCCGGTTATCTCGGCGAAGAAGCGTGGGAAAACGCGGCAACCGGCCTGACCTCGAACGTGTACTACTGGGCGTCGCTCGAAGCGTTGCAGGCGTTAATGCAGCATCCCGCCCATCTGGAAGCGAAAGCCGCGCAGGCGAACTGGCTCAACGGCTATCAGGTGATCATCGCCGAAGTGCTGCGTACTTACGGCGACGCGGGCTTCGCTCATCCGGCGGCGGCGCATGCGGCGGCGCCGGCTCAAGCCTTGCCGCCCGCACCGTAA
- a CDS encoding substrate-binding domain-containing protein, giving the protein MATLKDVAALAGVGMSTASRAISGKGPISADAAARVKAAIEALNFRPSSIGRAMATQSLGMIGIFVPTFFGSYYGTILKQTDAELRAVRRHVVVATGCGEVSPREQAIEAVRFLIGRDCDGVVVISHDLHDDDLDMLHRMHPKMVFLNRAFDQLPEASFCADHRRGGELAARTLLDHGHRQIAVISGPFSASDNQTRLEGFFAELARDGIARDDVTLIESDFSPEGGYAAAQKLLDAKRRFTGLFCANDTMAVSVLARFHQAGIAVPDEVSVIGYDDDYSAAYAAPGLTSVHIPTAELTQNAVRWLVNQCYRTSWEIIREFPVSVTMRESVGPAPVTARSSSEPAGCGTAL; this is encoded by the coding sequence GTGGCAACACTCAAAGATGTCGCGGCACTGGCTGGCGTCGGCATGTCGACCGCGTCGCGGGCCATTTCCGGTAAAGGACCTATTTCGGCCGATGCCGCCGCGCGCGTAAAGGCCGCCATCGAAGCGCTGAATTTTCGCCCATCGTCGATCGGCCGGGCGATGGCGACGCAATCGCTCGGCATGATCGGCATTTTCGTGCCGACCTTCTTCGGCTCGTACTACGGCACGATTCTCAAGCAGACCGATGCCGAACTGCGCGCGGTGCGCCGTCACGTGGTGGTTGCGACCGGCTGCGGGGAAGTGTCGCCGCGCGAGCAGGCCATCGAGGCGGTGCGCTTTCTGATCGGCCGCGATTGCGACGGCGTGGTGGTGATCAGCCACGATCTGCACGACGACGACCTGGACATGCTGCATCGGATGCATCCGAAGATGGTGTTCCTGAATCGCGCGTTCGATCAACTTCCGGAGGCGTCGTTTTGCGCCGATCACCGGCGCGGCGGCGAACTGGCGGCGCGCACGCTACTCGACCATGGGCATCGCCAGATCGCCGTGATTTCCGGGCCGTTTAGCGCTTCGGACAATCAAACCCGGCTCGAAGGCTTCTTTGCCGAACTGGCGCGTGACGGCATCGCCCGCGACGACGTCACGCTGATCGAATCGGACTTCTCGCCGGAAGGCGGCTATGCCGCCGCGCAGAAGCTGCTCGATGCGAAGCGGCGTTTCACCGGCCTTTTCTGCGCGAACGATACGATGGCGGTGAGCGTGCTGGCGCGCTTTCACCAGGCGGGCATTGCCGTGCCGGACGAGGTCTCGGTAATCGGCTACGACGACGACTATTCGGCCGCCTATGCCGCGCCGGGGCTCACGTCGGTGCATATTCCGACGGCGGAATTGACGCAGAATGCGGTGCGCTGGCTGGTCAATCAGTGCTACCGGACCTCGTGGGAGATCATTCGCGAGTTTCCGGTAAGCGTGACGATGCGGGAGTCGGTGGGGCCGGCGCCGGTTACGGCGCGGTCTTCGAGCGAGCCTGCCGGGTGTGGCACCGCGTTGTAG
- a CDS encoding ABC transporter ATP-binding protein — MAATADTADAVNVANPANAANVSVRNLTIQLGANTVIENLDLDVRAGEFVVLLGPSGCGKSTLLHSIAGLIDVTDGSIEIAGEDMTWADPKDRRIALVFQSYALYPTMNVERNLSFALRINGTPKAEIERRVARASDMLQLGPLLKRKPAQLSGGQRQRVAIGRAIVREADVFLFDEPLSNLDAKLRTELRRELKQLHQRLGATMIYVTHDQVEAMTLATRMAVMRGGVIQQFGTPAEVYARPNNLFVATFLGSPAMNVLKGTLERRDGSLYFYTAHLRLDVSQYPFKGVPADRLPCVLGVRAEEVRLGDVRVGDVSVRAGLNVSARESAKVSLVEPMGNHRVIWLDYHGEQIASIDQTKTPVAVGDVSAFSIDCAHISLFDEAGGARL; from the coding sequence AGCTGATACTGCTGACGCGGTGAATGTGGCGAACCCGGCCAACGCGGCCAATGTGTCGGTACGCAATCTGACGATCCAGCTGGGCGCCAACACCGTGATCGAGAATCTCGATCTCGACGTGCGGGCCGGCGAGTTCGTCGTGCTGCTCGGCCCGTCCGGTTGCGGAAAATCCACCTTGCTGCACAGCATCGCGGGCTTGATCGACGTCACCGATGGCAGCATCGAGATCGCCGGCGAGGACATGACGTGGGCCGATCCAAAAGACCGCCGTATCGCGCTGGTGTTTCAGTCGTACGCGTTGTATCCGACCATGAACGTCGAGCGCAATCTGTCGTTCGCGTTGCGCATCAACGGCACGCCGAAGGCGGAAATCGAGCGGCGCGTGGCGCGTGCGTCCGACATGCTGCAACTCGGGCCGCTGCTCAAGCGCAAACCGGCGCAACTGTCGGGCGGACAACGGCAACGCGTGGCGATCGGCCGCGCGATCGTGCGCGAAGCCGACGTGTTTCTGTTCGACGAACCGCTATCGAATCTCGACGCCAAGTTACGCACCGAACTGCGCCGCGAACTCAAGCAACTGCACCAGCGTCTCGGTGCGACGATGATCTACGTGACTCACGATCAGGTTGAAGCGATGACGCTCGCCACGCGCATGGCGGTGATGCGCGGCGGCGTCATCCAGCAGTTCGGCACGCCGGCCGAAGTCTACGCGCGGCCCAACAATCTGTTCGTCGCGACGTTTCTGGGCTCGCCCGCGATGAATGTGCTCAAGGGCACACTGGAGCGGCGCGATGGCTCGCTATACTTTTACACGGCGCATTTGCGGCTCGACGTGTCGCAGTACCCATTCAAAGGCGTGCCTGCGGATCGGCTGCCGTGTGTGCTCGGCGTGCGGGCCGAGGAGGTGCGCCTGGGCGACGTGCGCGTAGGCGATGTTAGCGTGCGCGCGGGCCTGAACGTGAGCGCGCGCGAATCCGCCAAGGTTTCGCTGGTTGAGCCGATGGGCAACCACCGTGTCATTTGGCTCGACTATCATGGAGAACAAATCGCGTCGATTGATCAGACGAAGACGCCGGTGGCGGTAGGCGACGTATCGGCATTTTCAATCGACTGCGCACATATTTCGTTGTTCGACGAAGCGGGCGGGGCACGTCTATAG
- a CDS encoding SulP family inorganic anion transporter: MQDFLANMATRLGVLKGVFPLNRAAAARDALAGVELASMDIPQVLGYARIAGMPAVTGLYTVFLPLIAFAFFGASRHLVVAADSATATIFASRLSTMAPAASAEYAALAAMVALFTAALLLIARVFKLGFLADFLSRTVLVGFLAGVGVQVGIAMLGDMLGLAGHAARSIDQLALVAREAAQANVPTLGISVLVVVSILACKRFLPRVPVPLIAVVAGIAASDFYGFAAHGISVLGPVAGGLPPLRMPSVTWQQALDLLPVAASCFVMIVAQSAAASRVFAERYHEPVDINADLLGLAAANTAAAFTGAFVVNGSATQTAMADRVGTRSQFAQIVFAVAVVVVLLFFSRFLQYLPHCILASIVFTIAIGLINLQTLFSIRRESPGEFTLAVFTAAAVVLIGVEHGILVAVALSLLRHVRHSYRPHTMILAPGDDGLWVPVPALPGEQTAPGLIVYRFGADLFYANDHFFIEDARQLIAQAPSPVHWFVIDASAITDLDYSAARSVGELCQTLKQSGVEVIFARVNRYLRSDMDRHGITPIVDASCIFDTLHEALRMAGVHSRVST; this comes from the coding sequence ATGCAAGATTTTCTGGCAAACATGGCCACGCGCCTTGGCGTACTCAAAGGCGTCTTTCCTTTGAACCGGGCTGCGGCGGCGCGCGATGCGCTGGCCGGCGTGGAGCTTGCGTCGATGGATATTCCGCAAGTGCTCGGCTATGCGCGCATTGCCGGCATGCCTGCCGTGACCGGCCTTTATACCGTCTTTTTGCCACTGATCGCGTTTGCGTTTTTCGGTGCATCGCGGCATCTCGTGGTCGCCGCCGATTCGGCGACAGCGACGATTTTCGCGAGCCGGCTGTCGACCATGGCACCGGCCGCGAGTGCGGAGTATGCGGCGCTCGCCGCGATGGTCGCGTTGTTCACCGCCGCGTTGCTGCTCATCGCGCGGGTTTTCAAACTCGGCTTTCTCGCTGACTTCCTGTCGCGCACCGTGCTGGTCGGTTTTCTGGCCGGTGTCGGCGTGCAGGTCGGCATTGCGATGCTCGGCGACATGCTCGGCCTGGCTGGACACGCCGCGCGCAGCATCGATCAGCTTGCGCTGGTGGCGCGTGAAGCGGCGCAGGCTAATGTGCCGACGCTCGGTATTTCCGTGCTGGTGGTCGTCTCCATTCTGGCGTGCAAGCGTTTCTTGCCACGGGTGCCGGTGCCATTGATCGCCGTGGTCGCGGGCATCGCCGCCAGCGACTTCTATGGCTTCGCGGCGCACGGTATCTCCGTGCTCGGACCGGTGGCGGGCGGACTGCCGCCGTTGCGCATGCCGTCGGTGACATGGCAGCAGGCGCTCGATCTGCTGCCGGTCGCAGCCTCATGCTTCGTGATGATCGTCGCGCAAAGCGCCGCGGCGAGCCGCGTGTTCGCCGAGCGCTATCACGAACCTGTCGATATCAACGCCGATCTGCTGGGCCTCGCCGCAGCTAATACCGCTGCCGCGTTCACCGGCGCGTTCGTCGTCAACGGCAGTGCGACGCAAACGGCCATGGCCGACCGCGTCGGCACGCGCAGCCAGTTCGCGCAGATCGTGTTCGCCGTGGCGGTGGTCGTGGTACTGCTGTTTTTCAGCCGGTTTTTGCAGTATTTGCCGCACTGCATTCTGGCCAGCATCGTGTTTACGATCGCCATCGGCCTGATCAATCTGCAGACGCTGTTTTCGATTCGCCGCGAGAGTCCGGGCGAATTCACGCTGGCCGTGTTCACCGCCGCGGCGGTGGTGCTGATCGGCGTCGAGCACGGCATTCTGGTGGCGGTTGCGTTGTCGCTGTTGCGGCATGTGCGGCACAGCTACCGGCCGCACACCATGATCCTCGCACCCGGCGACGACGGCCTCTGGGTGCCGGTGCCGGCCTTGCCCGGCGAGCAGACTGCGCCGGGACTGATCGTCTATCGTTTCGGCGCCGATCTTTTCTATGCCAACGACCATTTTTTCATCGAAGACGCACGCCAGTTGATCGCGCAGGCGCCGAGCCCGGTGCATTGGTTCGTGATCGACGCGAGCGCGATCACCGACCTCGATTACTCGGCGGCGCGCTCGGTGGGCGAGCTATGCCAGACGTTGAAGCAGAGCGGCGTCGAAGTGATCTTCGCGCGCGTGAATCGTTATTTGCGTTCGGATATGGATCGGCATGGCATTACGCCGATCGTGGACGCGAGCTGCATTTTCGACACGCTGCACGAGGCGCTGCGCATGGCCGGGGTGCATAGCCGGGTGAGCACATGA
- a CDS encoding efflux RND transporter permease subunit — protein MWIVNVALKRPYTFIVMAILILLATPFVLLTTPVDVLPEINIPVVSIIWTYTGLSAEDMANRMTSVNERSLTTTVNDIEHIESQSLAGIAIIKVFLQPNANIQTAIAQTVAIEQAQLKQMPPGATPPLVISYSASSIPVIQLGLSSPKLSEQALNDTALNFLRPQLVTIPGAAVPYPYGGKSRLISVDLDTRALLAKGLTPSDVVSAFNAQNLILPTGTAKIGPKEYTINMNGSPPTVEGLNDIPVRTLNGATTYLREVAHVRDGFSPQTNIVRQDGHRGVLLSVLKNGSASTLAIVNTLHGLLPTVRAALPPDLNITALFDQSVFVNAAVQGVVREALAAAALTAAMILLFLGNWRSTCIIAVSIPLSILSSLIALHALGQTINIMTLGGLALAVGILVDDATVTIENIERHLHMGTNLHDAILEGAGEIAVPALVSTLCICIVFVPMFFLTGVARYLFVPLAEAVVFAMLASYVLSRTLVPTLAMLLMGHAHKPKAGAGPNLFMRLYHRFDAGFERMRGAYIMILSSLLVRRRLFAGAFLGFCVASMGLALVLGEDFFPSVDAGDIRLHMRAPTGTRIEETARLADQVEKAIREVVPGNELGTILDNLGLPYSGINLSYSNAGTIGTLDGEIQVALKPDHKPTQTYMDRLRALLPQRFPGVEFFFQPADIVTQILNFGLPAAVDVQISGTDQQGNFDIARKLLKQVRMIPGTVDTHIQQRLDEPAINLQMDRTRLQQLNLSASNVAQNVLISLSGSSQTSPGFWFNNRNGVEYNVAVQTPQYQISSIDELLRTPVSGSATGPTQLLGNLVRVAPQNQFAMVTHYNIRPVIDLYVSVEKRDLGSVANEVDKLVNNARASLPRGSQITLRGQVQTMRSSFFGLGLGVAMAIVLVYLLIVVNFQSWVDPLIIISALPAALAGIVWILFLTGTHLSVPALTGAIMTMGVATANSILMVSFARQRLRAGAPPLTAALEAGASRIRPVLMTAFAMIIGMIPMALGLGEGAEQNAPLGRAVIGGLLFATVSTLFFVPLVFAGIHGRLARRRGNDSNGGNGGNEGGTGRHGNAPDDGPAPEHGGDGKHA, from the coding sequence ATGTGGATCGTCAACGTAGCGCTAAAGCGGCCATACACGTTCATCGTGATGGCCATTCTGATTCTGCTGGCTACGCCATTCGTGCTATTGACCACGCCGGTCGACGTTCTGCCGGAAATCAATATTCCGGTGGTCAGCATCATCTGGACGTACACGGGCTTGTCGGCCGAAGACATGGCCAACCGCATGACGTCGGTCAACGAGCGCAGCTTGACCACCACGGTCAACGACATCGAGCACATCGAATCGCAGTCGCTCGCCGGCATCGCGATTATCAAGGTGTTCCTGCAGCCGAACGCGAACATCCAGACCGCGATCGCGCAGACCGTGGCGATCGAACAGGCGCAGCTCAAGCAGATGCCGCCGGGCGCCACGCCGCCGCTGGTGATCAGCTATTCGGCGTCCAGCATTCCGGTGATCCAGCTCGGCTTGTCGAGCCCCAAGCTGTCCGAGCAGGCGCTCAACGACACCGCTTTGAATTTCCTGCGCCCGCAACTCGTGACGATTCCGGGCGCAGCCGTACCGTATCCGTATGGCGGCAAATCGCGCTTGATCTCGGTCGATCTCGACACGCGCGCGCTGCTGGCAAAGGGGTTGACGCCGTCCGATGTGGTCAGCGCGTTCAACGCGCAAAACCTGATTCTGCCGACCGGCACGGCCAAGATCGGGCCGAAGGAATACACGATCAACATGAACGGCTCGCCGCCCACGGTGGAAGGGCTCAACGACATTCCGGTTCGCACGCTCAACGGCGCAACGACCTATCTGCGTGAAGTGGCCCACGTGCGCGACGGTTTTTCGCCGCAGACCAATATCGTGCGGCAGGACGGCCATCGTGGCGTGCTGCTGTCGGTGCTCAAGAACGGCAGTGCGTCGACGCTGGCGATCGTCAACACATTGCACGGCCTGCTGCCGACCGTACGTGCCGCGCTGCCGCCGGACTTGAACATCACGGCGTTGTTCGATCAGTCGGTGTTCGTCAATGCGGCGGTGCAGGGCGTGGTGCGCGAGGCGCTGGCCGCCGCCGCGCTGACGGCCGCGATGATTCTGCTGTTTCTCGGCAATTGGCGCAGCACCTGCATCATCGCGGTATCGATTCCGCTCTCGATCCTGTCGTCGCTGATCGCATTGCACGCGTTGGGACAGACCATCAACATCATGACGCTCGGCGGCCTCGCGCTGGCGGTCGGGATTCTGGTCGACGATGCGACAGTGACGATCGAGAACATCGAACGGCATCTGCATATGGGCACGAATCTGCACGATGCGATTCTCGAAGGCGCCGGTGAAATCGCGGTTCCCGCCCTCGTGTCGACACTGTGTATCTGTATCGTGTTCGTGCCGATGTTCTTCCTGACCGGTGTCGCGCGTTACCTGTTCGTGCCGCTCGCCGAAGCGGTGGTGTTCGCGATGCTCGCGTCGTACGTGCTGTCGCGCACGCTGGTGCCGACATTGGCCATGCTGCTGATGGGGCACGCGCACAAGCCCAAGGCCGGTGCCGGACCGAATCTGTTCATGCGGCTCTATCATCGCTTCGACGCCGGCTTCGAGCGCATGCGCGGCGCGTACATCATGATTCTCAGCAGCCTGCTGGTGCGCCGGCGTCTGTTCGCAGGCGCGTTCCTCGGTTTTTGTGTCGCGTCGATGGGTCTCGCGCTCGTGCTCGGCGAGGACTTCTTTCCGAGCGTCGATGCGGGCGATATTCGTCTGCACATGCGCGCGCCGACCGGCACGCGTATCGAAGAAACCGCGCGTCTGGCCGACCAGGTCGAAAAGGCGATTCGCGAGGTGGTGCCGGGCAACGAACTCGGCACGATCCTCGACAACCTCGGCTTGCCGTACAGCGGCATCAATCTCTCGTACAGCAACGCGGGCACGATCGGCACGCTGGACGGCGAGATTCAGGTGGCGCTCAAGCCGGACCACAAGCCCACGCAAACCTATATGGACAGATTGCGCGCGCTGCTGCCGCAGCGCTTTCCGGGCGTCGAGTTCTTCTTTCAGCCCGCCGACATCGTCACGCAGATTCTCAACTTCGGCCTGCCCGCCGCGGTCGACGTGCAAATTTCCGGCACGGATCAGCAAGGCAACTTCGACATCGCCCGCAAGCTGCTGAAACAGGTGCGGATGATTCCGGGCACCGTCGATACGCACATCCAGCAGAGGCTCGACGAACCGGCGATCAATCTTCAGATGGATCGCACTCGCCTGCAGCAACTCAATCTGAGCGCGAGCAATGTGGCGCAAAACGTGCTCATTTCGTTGTCGGGCAGCTCGCAAACGTCGCCGGGTTTCTGGTTCAACAACCGCAACGGCGTCGAATACAACGTCGCGGTGCAAACCCCGCAATACCAGATCTCTTCGATCGACGAACTGTTGCGCACGCCTGTGTCGGGTTCGGCCACCGGACCGACGCAACTGCTTGGCAATCTGGTGCGCGTCGCGCCGCAGAACCAGTTCGCGATGGTCACGCATTACAACATCAGGCCGGTGATCGATTTGTACGTGAGCGTTGAAAAACGCGATCTCGGCAGCGTGGCGAACGAGGTCGACAAGCTTGTCAATAACGCGCGGGCGTCGCTGCCGCGCGGCAGTCAGATCACCCTGCGCGGCCAGGTGCAGACGATGCGCAGCTCGTTCTTCGGTCTGGGGCTCGGTGTGGCGATGGCGATCGTGCTGGTGTACTTGTTGATCGTCGTAAACTTTCAGTCGTGGGTCGATCCGCTCATCATCATCAGCGCGTTGCCCGCGGCTCTCGCGGGTATCGTGTGGATATTGTTCCTGACGGGCACGCATCTGAGCGTCCCGGCATTGACCGGCGCGATCATGACGATGGGCGTGGCGACCGCCAACAGTATTCTGATGGTGTCGTTCGCGCGCCAGCGGCTCAGGGCCGGTGCGCCGCCGCTCACCGCCGCGCTCGAAGCCGGAGCGAGCCGGATCCGGCCGGTGCTGATGACCGCGTTCGCGATGATCATCGGCATGATTCCGATGGCGCTCGGTCTCGGCGAAGGTGCCGAGCAGAATGCGCCGCTCGGCCGCGCGGTGATCGGCGGTTTGCTGTTCGCCACGGTGTCCACGCTGTTTTTTGTGCCACTCGTGTTCGCGGGTATTCATGGCCGCCTTGCGCGCCGCCGTGGTAATGACAGTAACGGCGGCAATGGCGGCAATGAAGGCGGTACAGGCCGCCATGGCAACGCACCCGATGACGGCCCCGCGCCGGAGCACGGCGGCGATGGCAAGCACGCGTAA
- a CDS encoding LysE family translocator, with protein MTASTFLTADVLIAYSAYFVGTASPGPSNLAIMSLAMSAGRKSALTFALGVVSGSFFWALLASLGLSAVLASYSECLVAIKIAGGLYLLWLGFKSAHSALRTEHLPASAARQGEPLKRLYLRGLLLHLTNPKAILVWLSIVSLAITPAGGTSHTAPVVLGCMCIGVCVFSSYAVLFSTASARRIYVSIRRWFDGSLAVMFGIAGVKLLTSRI; from the coding sequence ATGACCGCCAGCACCTTCCTGACCGCCGATGTCCTGATCGCCTATAGCGCCTACTTCGTCGGCACGGCGAGCCCGGGGCCGAGCAATCTCGCGATCATGTCGCTGGCGATGAGCGCCGGCAGAAAGTCCGCGCTGACCTTCGCGCTCGGCGTGGTGTCCGGGTCGTTCTTCTGGGCGTTGCTGGCGTCGCTGGGTTTGTCGGCGGTGCTTGCGAGCTACTCGGAATGTCTGGTGGCGATCAAGATTGCCGGCGGACTCTATCTGTTGTGGCTCGGTTTTAAATCCGCGCACTCCGCCTTGCGCACCGAACACCTGCCCGCGAGCGCCGCACGGCAAGGCGAGCCGCTCAAACGGCTCTATCTGCGCGGTTTGCTGCTGCATCTCACCAATCCGAAAGCGATCCTGGTGTGGCTGTCGATCGTGTCGCTGGCGATAACGCCGGCAGGCGGCACGTCGCACACCGCGCCAGTGGTGCTCGGCTGCATGTGTATCGGCGTGTGCGTGTTCAGCAGCTATGCCGTGCTGTTTTCAACCGCGTCCGCACGGCGCATCTATGTCTCGATCCGCCGCTGGTTCGACGGTTCGCTTGCGGTCATGTTCGGCATTGCCGGCGTCAAGTTGCTGACTTCGAGAATCTAG
- a CDS encoding VOC family protein — protein sequence MSVAETVLPPFHLAFPVHSIAAAREFYGDLLGCPEGRSSAEWVDFNFYGHQIVAHLAPEEAGHRQTSKVDGDAVPVRHFGAVLSMEQWQSAADKLQQAGIDFIIEPHVRFKGEVGEQATMFFLDPSGNALEFKAFADMSSLFAK from the coding sequence ATGAGCGTTGCCGAAACCGTTTTGCCGCCGTTCCATCTGGCGTTTCCTGTTCATAGCATCGCCGCCGCGCGCGAGTTTTACGGCGACCTGCTGGGCTGTCCGGAAGGGCGCAGCTCGGCGGAGTGGGTGGATTTCAACTTCTACGGCCACCAGATCGTCGCGCATCTCGCGCCGGAAGAGGCCGGGCATCGGCAGACCAGCAAGGTCGACGGCGACGCGGTGCCGGTGCGCCACTTCGGCGCGGTGCTGTCGATGGAGCAATGGCAGTCCGCGGCGGACAAGCTGCAGCAGGCAGGCATCGACTTCATCATCGAGCCGCACGTGCGCTTCAAGGGCGAAGTCGGCGAACAGGCGACGATGTTCTTTCTCGATCCGTCGGGCAACGCGCTGGAGTTCAAGGCGTTTGCCGATATGTCGTCGTTGTTCGCGAAGTAA